In one window of Azoarcus olearius DNA:
- a CDS encoding NAD(P)/FAD-dependent oxidoreductase, giving the protein MHFDIVIVGGGAGGLELAAKLGRKLGPRLGRERVLLVDRAVFHIWKPTLHEVAAGTLDAHQEGLSYTVLARRNHFSFALGELSALDTERRLITLGETRDERGEVLVPTRTVSFTRLVLAMGSGSNSFGTPGADNAYVLEHASDAQRFHAKLLAAFARASFSAEKTLAVAIVGGGATGVELSAELIEAHNELLEGLGSEQRFRLDIALVEAGDRILAGLPPQISAQARLALERKNVRVLTGTRVTEVQRDRLVTTAGEIPASIIVWAAGIKAADANRGFGLETNRINQFVVNDRLETSVSGVYALGDCAACKWEGDKLVPARAQAAHQQADYLTAVLLAALNEGRVDAPFVYRDFGSLVSLGENKGIGNLMGGLSGRNFFVEGLIAKWMYMSLHLMHHRAILGIGKTAVLALARLLQQRVSGRLKLH; this is encoded by the coding sequence ATGCATTTCGACATCGTGATCGTCGGCGGTGGTGCCGGTGGCCTGGAACTCGCCGCGAAGCTCGGCCGTAAACTCGGCCCGCGTCTTGGCCGCGAACGGGTACTGCTGGTGGACCGCGCGGTATTCCACATCTGGAAACCGACCTTGCACGAAGTCGCCGCGGGCACGCTGGATGCGCACCAGGAAGGGCTGTCCTACACGGTGCTGGCGCGCCGCAACCACTTCAGCTTTGCGCTGGGCGAACTCAGTGCGCTCGATACGGAACGGCGCCTGATCACGCTGGGCGAGACCCGCGACGAGCGCGGCGAAGTGCTGGTGCCGACGCGCACCGTCAGCTTCACCCGGCTGGTGCTGGCGATGGGCAGCGGCTCCAACTCCTTCGGCACGCCGGGCGCGGACAACGCCTACGTGCTGGAACACGCCAGCGACGCCCAGCGCTTCCACGCCAAGCTGCTGGCCGCGTTTGCGCGCGCCTCCTTCTCCGCCGAGAAGACGCTGGCGGTGGCGATCGTCGGCGGCGGCGCCACCGGCGTGGAGTTGTCGGCCGAACTGATCGAAGCGCACAACGAACTGCTCGAAGGCCTGGGCAGCGAACAGCGCTTCCGCCTCGACATCGCGCTGGTGGAAGCCGGCGACCGCATCCTTGCCGGCCTGCCGCCGCAGATTTCGGCGCAGGCGCGCCTGGCGCTGGAGCGCAAGAACGTGCGCGTGCTCACCGGCACCCGCGTCACCGAAGTGCAGCGCGACCGGCTGGTGACCACCGCGGGCGAGATTCCCGCCTCCATCATCGTGTGGGCCGCGGGCATCAAGGCCGCCGACGCCAACCGCGGCTTCGGGCTGGAAACCAACCGCATCAACCAGTTCGTGGTGAACGACCGGCTGGAGACCTCGGTGTCGGGCGTCTATGCGCTGGGCGACTGTGCCGCCTGCAAATGGGAAGGCGACAAGCTGGTGCCGGCGCGCGCCCAGGCCGCGCACCAGCAGGCCGACTACCTCACCGCGGTGCTGCTGGCCGCGCTCAACGAAGGCCGGGTGGATGCGCCCTTCGTCTATCGCGACTTCGGCTCGCTGGTGTCGCTGGGCGAGAACAAGGGCATCGGCAACCTGATGGGCGGGCTGTCGGGCCGCAACTTCTTCGTCGAGGGCCTGATCGCGAAGTGGATGTACATGTCGCTGCACCTGATGCACCACCGCGCCATCCTCGGCATCGGCAAGACCGCGGTGCTGGCGCTGGCGCGGCTGCTGCAGCAGCGCGTGTCCGGCCGGCTCAAGCTGCACTGA